In the Acropora muricata isolate sample 2 chromosome 1, ASM3666990v1, whole genome shotgun sequence genome, one interval contains:
- the LOC136915705 gene encoding tetratricopeptide repeat protein 28-like, translating to MNHKDGHDRVYKAIEHLERHLTNAKESGDRTGEGQAYGNLGNAYKSLGDYQKAFEYHEKHLKIAKEIGDRAGEGRAYGNLGNAYKSLCDYQKAIEYHEKRLNIAKEIGDRAGEGRAYGNLGNAYQSLGDYQKAIEYAEKHLKIAKEIGHRAGEGGAYGDLGNAYQSLGDYQKATEYHEKHLKIAKEIGDRAGEGRAYGNLGNAYKSLCDYQKAIEYHEKRLKIAKEIGDRAGEGRAYGNLGNAYQSLGDYQKAIEYAEKHLKIAKEIGDRAGEGGAYGDLGNAYQSLGDYQKATEYHEKHLKIAKEIGGRAGEGRAYGNLGNAYQSLGDYQKAIEYAEKHLKIAKEIGDRAGEGGAYGDLGNAYQSLGDYQKATEYHEKHLKIAKEIGGRAGEGRAYGNLGNAYQSLGDYQKGIEYHEKHLKIAKEIGHRAGEGRAYGSLGNAYQSLGDYQKAIEYHEKRLKIAKEIGDRAGEGGAYGSLGNAYQSLGDYQKATEYHEKHLKIAKEISGRAGEGRAYGNLGNAYQSLGDYQKGIEYHEKHLKIAKEIGHRAGEGRAYGSLGNAYQSLGDYQKAIEYDEKHLKIAKEIGHRAGEGGAYGNLGNAYQSLGDYQKAIEYHEKHLKIAKEIGDRAREGRAYGNLGNAYQSLGDYQKAIEYHEKRLKIAKEIGDRAGEGGAYGSLGNAYQSLGDYQKAIEYHEKHLKIAKEIGHRAGEEGAYGNLGNAYHSLGDYEKAIEYHEKCLKIAKEIGDRAGEGSTSHNIGIGFFSLGQFENAADNFGCAVEAFNGVRSCLKSKDDWKISFRELYETTNTLLRKSLLRLEKLDEALFAAERGRAQTLTDNLVIQYKLPVSLIASTVDFKEILPRLFTELSSPTLFLAVEGLEINMWLLSREKKAIFRKGGLEGDRIHKDPVRALLQSCLEKIRTDVRVRCEDRTFDELTRDCPFSREVCEEVRKSFQSLDNPFRPFYDAVIGPIVDMLGPQDAEMVIVPDGALCFTPWAAVIESIRIRTVPSLTSYQLILNVPEGHHKKTGALLVGNPCLKELKGVWQDLPCAQEEVELIASILNTTPLVGRQATKAEVMKQMSSVGLIHIAAHGNELTGEIALSPNPGWTSQFPQEEDFILKMSDVQAANIRARLVVLSCCHSGRGKMLKGEGVVGIARAFLAAGARSVLVALWAIDDEATMVFMKSFYQHLKEGKTASVAVQQSIKCLRESEKFSEMRYWAPFQLIGDDVKIEFKVDNDVKE from the coding sequence atgaatcacAAAGACGGACATGATAGAGTCTACAAAGCCATTGAGCATCTTGAAAGACATTTGACAAATGCAAAAGAAAGCGGTGATCGcaccggagaaggacaagcctatggaaatctcggtaatgcttacaagtcactgggtgactatcagaaagcctttgagtatcatgaaaaacatttgaaaattgcaaaagaaatcggtgatcgggccggagaaggacgagcctatggaaatctcggtaatgcttacaagtcactgtgtgactatcagaaagccattgagtatcatgaaaaacgtttgaatattgcaaaagaaatcggtgatcgggccggagaaggacgagcctatggaaatctcggtaatgcttaccagtcactgggtgactatcaaaaagccattgagtatgctgaaaaacatttgaaaattgcaaaagaaatcggtcatcgggccggagaaggaggggcCTATGGagatctcggtaatgcttaccagtcactgggtgactatcaaaaagccactgagtaccatgaaaaacatttgaaaattgcaaaagaaatcggtgatcgggccggagaaggacgagcctatggaaatctcggtaatgcttacaagtcactgtgtgactatcagaaagccattgagtatcatgaaaaacgtttgaaaattgcaaaagaaatcggtgatcgggccggagaaggacgagcctatggaaatctcggtaatgcttaccagtcactgggtgactatcaaaaagccattgagtatgctgaaaaacatttgaaaattgcaaaagaaatcggtgatcgggccggagaaggaggggcCTATGGagatctcggtaatgcttaccagtcactgggtgactatcaaaaagccactgagtaccatgaaaaacatttgaaaattgcaaaagaaatcggtggtcgggccggagaaggacgagcctatggaaatctcggtaatgcttaccagtcactgggtgactatcaaaaagccattgagtatgctgaaaaacatttgaaaattgcaaaagaaatcggtgatcgggccggagaaggaggggcCTATGGagatctcggtaatgcttaccagtcactgggtgactatcaaaaagccactgagtaccatgaaaaacatttgaaaattgcaaaagaaatcggtggtcgggccggagaaggacgagcctatggaaatctcggtaatgcttaccagtcactgggtgactatcaaaaaggcattgagtatcatgaaaaacatttgaaaattgcaaaagaaatcggtcatcgggccggagaaggacgagcctatggaagtctcggtaatgcttaccagtcactgggtgactatcaaaaagccattgagtatcatgaaaaacgtttgaaaattgcaaaagaaatcggtgatcgggccggagaaggaggagcctatggaagtctcggtaatgcttaccagtcactgggtgactatcaaaaagccactgagtaccatgaaaaacatttgaaaattgcaaaagaaatcagtggtcgggccggagaaggacgagcctatggaaatctcggtaatgcttaccagtcactgggtgactatcaaaaaggcattgagtatcatgaaaaacatttgaaaattgcaaaagaaatcggtcatcgggccggagaaggacgagcctatggaagtctcggtaatgcttaccagtcactgggtgactatcaaaaagccattgagtatgatgaaaaacatttgaaaattgcaaaagaaatcggtcatcgggccggagaaggaggggcctatggaaatctcggtaatgcttaccagtcactgggtgactatcaaaaagccattgagtatcatgaaaaacatttgaaaattgcaaaagaaatcggtgatcgggccagagaaggacgagcctatggaaatctcggtaatgcttaccagtcactgggtgactatcaaaaagccattgagtatcatgaaaaacgtttgaaaattgcaaaagaaatcggtgatcgggccggagaaggaggagcctatggaagtctcggtaatgcttaccagtcactgggtgactatcaaaaagccattgagtatcatgaaaaacatttgaaaattgcaaaagaaatcggtcatcgggccggagaagaaggggcctatggaaatctcggtaatgcttaccactcactgggtgactatgaaaaagccattgagtatcatgaaaaatgtttgaaaattgcaaaagaaatcggtgatcgggccggagaaggaagtaCTTCTCACAACATTGGAATTGGATTCTTTTCTCTTGGACAATTCGAAAACGCGGCAGATAATTTTGGTTGCGCTGTGGAAGCCTTTAATGGtgtgagatcttgcttgaagtctaaagatgattggaaaataagTTTTCGTGAGCTGTACGAGACAACGAACACTCTCTTACGGAAGTCGTTGCTAAGACTTGAAAAGCTggatgaggctttgtttgcggctgaacggggacgagcgcagactttgactgataatttggtgattcaatataaactccctGTGTCCTTGATAGCTTCCACAGTTGACTTCAAAGAGATTTTACCtcgcctcttcacagagctttcttcaccaactctttttctagcaGTTGAAGGACTTGAGATCAACATGTGGCTTTTAAGCAGGGAAAAGAAAGCTATATTTCGGAAAGGGGGGCTGGAGGGTGATAGAATACACAAAGATCCTGTACGCGCGTTACTGCAATCATGTTTAGAAAAAATAAGAACTGATGTTCGtgtaagatgtgaagatcgcacatttgatgaacTCACCCGTGACTGCCCATTTAGCAGAGAAGTGTGCGAAGAAGTGAGAAAATCGTTTCAGTCTTTAGACAATCCTTTtaggccattttatgatgcagttattggcccaattgttgacatgcttggacctcaagacgccgagatggtcattgttcctgatggtgcgctgtgctttactccatgggccgcagttattgaatcgattaggattcgcactgttccatctcttacaagttatcaattgatcttaaatgTACCCGAaggccatcacaagaagacaggggcgctctTGGTCGGAAATCCTTGCTTGAAAGAGTTGAAGGGAGTCTGGCaagacttaccatgtgctcaagaggaggTAGAAttaattgcatcaattctcaacacgaCACCTCTAGTCgggagacaggcaacaaaagctgaagtgatgaaacagatgtcgtcagttggtttaattcatattgctgcccacggaaacgaactcactggagaaattgccttgtccccaaaccctggatggacttcacaattccctcaggaagaggatttcattttaaagatgTCCGATGTGCAGGCTGCCAATATTCGAGCTCGccttgtggtcttaagttgctgtcacagtggacgaggcaaaATGTTGAAGggcgagggtgtggtcggtatcgcacgtgccttcttggcagctggtgctcgttctgtgttggtggccctgtgggcaatagatgacgaagcgaccatggtgttcatgaaaagcttctaccaacacctgaaggaaggaaaaaccgccagtgttgCTGTTCAGCAATCGATAAAAtgccttcgtgaatctgagaagttttctgagatgagatactgggctccattccaacttatcggagatgacgtgaagATTGAATTCAAGGTGGATAATGatgtcaaagaatga